The genomic window GTGCCCTTCGGCCTGCCCGTGGTGCCGGACGTGTAGATGAGCATCAGCGGCTCCTCGCCGGAGACGGGCTGCGTGTCGAAGCGGGGCGGACGGCCGGCGACGAGCTCGTCGTACGCCACGTCGCGCCGCGGGTCCCACGGCACGTCGCCGGCTCGCTCGCCCGCGCGGCGCACGACGACCACGCGTTCCACAGACGGGGCCAGGGCGAGGGCCGCGTCGGCGGTGCGCTTCATCGGGACGACGGTGCCGCGGCGGTAGAACCCGTCCGCCGTGATGAGGACCTTCGCCTCGCTGTCGGCGAGGCGCGTCGCGACCGCCTCGGCCCCGTAACCCGAGAAGATGGGGATGAAGATCGCGCCGAGCTTGGCCACGGCCATGATCGCAGCGACGGTTTCCGGAAGCATGGGCAGGAAGAGGCCGACGCGGTCCCCGGGGCCGACGCCCAGCGCCTGCAGCCCGTGCGCAAGCCGGTCGCTCTCCCGGCGCAGGTCGGCGAACGACCAGCGACGCGTCTCGCCGTCCTCGCCCTCCCAGAGCACGGCCGCGGCGCCGGCCCGCTCGCCGTCCGCGTGCTTGTCGACGGCGTTGAGGGCCATGTTTGTGGTGCCGCCGATGAACCAGCGGGCCCAGGGCTTGCCGCGAGACAGGTCGAGCGTCTCCCGGTACGGCTGGTACCATCGCCAGTCGATGTCCCGCACGGCGGCGTCCCAGAACCAGGCCGGGTCCGCGGACGCGCGCTCGGTCAGCGCGGCCACGTCCCGCAGGCCGTGCCGCTCGACGAACCGGAGCAGCCGGCTGCGAGCCCGCTCCTTGTCTCCGGGGCGCCAGACGACGGGATTCGCGCTGGGGTTGGACGCATCGGGGCTCATCGGGTGTCCTCCTTCAGTTTCGGGTTCGAGAAGACTCAAGGCTGTGGCGGCGGTGCGATCGCCGGTGATGGCCCCGGCGGCTCCGCCGGTGGAGAGACGGATCCAGGCGCCTCCATCCGGTACGCCTCCAGCGCCGCGCGCAGTTCCGGGGGGATGGGCGCCGGTCGCCCGGTGGCGCGCTCGACCGTGACGATGACCACCCGACCGCGCAGGGCGGGGACGGGCAGCGGCGTCGGAGCGCCGCCGGTCAGGTCGGCCCGGTGTGGGCCTTCCCCGACGAGCAGCGCTTCGTATTCCAGCGTGAAGGACGTCGTGCCCAGCCGGCCGACCCGCACCTGGATGGCGAGTTCGTCGTCGAAGCCGAGCGGCTGAAGGTAGTCGCACTCGACGTGGACGCGCGGGAAGTCGTAGCGGGACGCGCGCATGGGTTCCAGCCGCAGGCCCAGGTGGCGGAAGAGCTCGGCTTCGGCCTCCTCGAAGTAGCGGAAGGCGACGGAGTTGTGGATGCGTCCGGAAGCGTCCGTGTCGGCCCAGCGAACGCGGAGCCGGTGGGCGAACATGGCTTTCCTCCCTGTCGTTTCTCTAGGTACCACGTGGGCGAAGGCGACCCCTG from Clostridia bacterium includes these protein-coding regions:
- a CDS encoding acyl-CoA thioesterase, with protein sequence MFAHRLRVRWADTDASGRIHNSVAFRYFEEAEAELFRHLGLRLEPMRASRYDFPRVHVECDYLQPLGFDDELAIQVRVGRLGTTSFTLEYEALLVGEGPHRADLTGGAPTPLPVPALRGRVVIVTVERATGRPAPIPPELRAALEAYRMEAPGSVSPPAEPPGPSPAIAPPPQP